The genomic window GTTTGCCGGTAGATAGATGGTTGTCGGTTGGTTTTGCTGGGCGTGGTACTCTTTAGGTAGAAAATGGTACCGTATATAGCGAGCGCATCGCCGAGTGCCTGTCATTGTGACGCGTCCTACTCCTTGAAGCTGGTCTGGCTTCAACACAAGGTGATGATGGGCGGCTGGATACACGTCAAGCCAGATTGACTGACACCACACGAACATGCTTCCGTCGGCCAATGGCCCCATTGCGGCCATGCAACAATTACGTGTCGCACACAATAAAACGCCGCAGCTGGCGCGGTATCGGAATGGCGTATCCCAGGTGGGAGGGAATATGGGTAGCACAATGGCCAACGGTCAAATGACACGGTGAAGGAACCCCTTTATCCCTTATGGCTTGCCTGATGCTGGCCAAAGAGAAAATTGCctcaagcagcagcagcagtcagTATCCGGAAGTTCGGCATACCGCGTAGGCCAGCATCTTGTGGGTGAAAGAGCCGTTGTCTGTCGGTTACCTGGGTAGACGGGGGGGGGAAAGGGCTGAAGCTCGAGGATGCGACcagacacacacacacgaCCATCATATCTCGATTCTGGATCCTGACTGCCGAACCGCAAAGATGGATATGCATACATGTAAATACACGCATGTATATCTACTTCCTTGCCCCCCGACACAAAGGCGAGCTGTCCAGGAGAAAAGAGAGGCTGCGTCGTCGCCCCCCTCGGTCCAAAAAACCAAGCCAAGATAGCAAATACCAAATCCCACGTCGCACAAGACCAGAACGCAGAGCTCTCGCAGCCCAAGGCCCCATCCATCGCCGTCTTCCAGCATGACCGCCGCCTCCCGAAACCCCCCTCCCGTTGAGGGAGCAAGGCCTCCCCTCGCcgagggcagcagcagccacgaCGACACGGCCGCTCGGGAGCAAAACACGACCCAAGACGCGCCCGGATGCTCCATCTGCGGCGAGCCCTGGACGCGAGCGCCCTCCCCGCCGCGCCGGCTGCCCTGCGGGCACGAGTTTCACGGCGCCTGCATCGACCCCTGGCTGCTGGGACACTCGCGGACCTGTCCCCTCTGGTAATGAGCCACGCCGCCACGCATGAATACACGCGCGCGCGCGCACCGAGATGAAGAGGCCCCAAGCTAACGGCGTCGTGGGGGACGAACTTGCAACGACGCAGCCGCGGCAGAGTGGCACCGCTTTCCTGCTGCCCGTCGGCGCTTcccgcgccgtcgccatcgccgtccGTCGTCGTTGCGCCCTCGCGGTGGAATGTGCTCCGACGAGGAGTGAGACTGGTTGAGTTTccgttcttgttcttgttcttgttcttgttcttgttcttgttcttgttcttgttcttgttcttgttgttgtttttgtcGTGCGAACCTAACGACTTGCGATAGGGGCCGCGGGATGTCCTGGCCTTGACGAGCATCCCCAGCATTCGGTCTCAGGGGTCCGGGGCGACGTGGGCCGAGAGGATCAccgtgctgccgctgccgctgccgctgccgctgccgcttCGGTCGCTCAACGAGACGGCAGATGTAGACGCggctcctcggcctggcgCGCCTTAGGACGGACGCCGGTCTAGTTGGGCGTTCGCAGTCGCGCGAGGGAGGGAGGTGACGAGTCGATGGCGGAGCGAGAGCAGGACTGTCAATGGTCTCTTTGGGCCAAGAGGGAACAGGAAGAGCCTAAAAGTAATCATCAAACAAGGATAGTGTCTCTGGTTCATACAGCCCCCCGCGGTTCAactacatacctaggtagtgaGTGCTCTGTATCTAGGCAGACAAAAGAACCACGGAGCAAAGAGTCAGGCCACCACCTCTCCCCAGTGAAACAAGGCAAAAATAAGCCCGGACCGGTAGACAGACCAAAGGCTGGTGGTATCGCTCCTCAAAGACCAGGATACAATACAGTATGCAGCATATCCGCCGCAGGGGGCTCCTATATACATTCCAATATATGtgcatcaacgccatcatcataCCAACATAACTCATATCCATATACAGCCAAGGAAATCATTAGGTCCATACCGCCATGCAAAGCCCATGACGCTGCCGCACGCCCAAGTTGTCGACCCAACTCCAGATGCCATACAAAATCGCAAAAGTGCACCTCAACAACACATCACCACGACCTCATCCAAGACCGTTGCCTCCATTTCAAAAACCACAGGAGCATAAACTGATTCTCATCAACCAGGCTTCGTCAAGTCGCGCTGCCAACCCACTATCTCCTCAACCCCCTCCACGGCGCTCCATTCTCCCTATCCTCCCCATACGTAAACTTGGCCGGAATATCAGGCACTCTCGGAATGCCCCTATTCGCATCCGGCACGACCTTCAGCCCCCCATTGCCGTCCCTCATCCCCGCAGACCTCAAATTCCTAGCACTAGTAGGCCGTCGGATCCTGCGAGTCACGCTCCCGTGAATCTCACTCGAGTTGCGCCCCCTGGGAAGCATATCCATTGACGCTCGCGCAGCAGGCACTTcgccatgctgctgctgctgctgctgctgctgagcccACGACATCTTCTTGCTAAGCTTATGCAGCTCACGCTCCTTGCCGTCCTCCTCCTGCGCACCCACAGAGACGTTCCTCCGGGCCAAAGCCACCGCCGCGCGCAtgctcttcctcgacgcAACGCTCCTCAACTTGGGGAGCGAAATGTCCCGCGAAGCAGATATACGCAGCCGCTTCGGGAGAAAGCGATGCGCCAGCGTAGAttcatcctcgccgtcgtcgcgCTCCTCTTCCCTGCCCCCTTGctccccgtccccgtccccgtcgACGCTGGGCTCAGGCGACTCGGCCGCGCGTTTCGTTCCCCGGGACGAGGCCACGCTGACGGGGGAACAGACAGTTTGCGGCGTGGGTTCGTGCGCACCGGGCAGGGATTGCGGCGTGAGCGGTCTGGGGGCAAGCGGCCACTGCGGCGCAAAGCCGGCATTCCTGGAAGGCACCCCGTGGGATGTAGACGGCCGGTAGTTGGGCGGCGGACCGTGGCGGGTGGACTGTATGGCGTGCGAGGAGAAGAACCCCGAGGCAACGAGCTGCTGGTAGCTGGCAAAGACCTCGTCCCGAGAGGGCCTGTCGTCTTGTGCGTCGCTGCTCGCGGGGTCCTTCTTCTCTCTGAccttttccttgtcgtcTGCGTCCCTACGTAGTCGGAGCCTGCCGCGGACCCCCTCCCACACCTGGCCAAAAATGTTCATCTTCGTGGTAGGCTTGCGCGCCGTCGGCCGCGGTTGGggctgcgcctgcgcctgcgcctgcggCATCTGCTGAGCCGGCTGCCTCTCCTCGCGTCTCCCAAAGTAAGCCGGGTCAAAGGCAGCATATGCAGATTGTTCCGCGTAAACAGGCCGCTCGAGCACCTCTCTGTCCTGCGGACCAAGAAAGTGCACTGGCGGCACGGCCGACACGCGGTCGTTCATTGAGCCTTCTTGGAACCTGCCCCTCTGGGCAAGAAAATGCTGGGCTCTCGTTCTGGGAGGGCCCATGGTGAAGAAGTCTTCTTCCTGGTGGTAAGTAAAGAGGGTCCTCCAATTGCTTTGAATGAGTGCGCGCCGGTTTTGCGAGTAAATAAATGGTCGATCAAATTGGCTTTTGTTCGTTACCGACTTCGTATGGTATCTGCTACCTTTCAACTTTACGGTACGGGCAATCTCAACGAAAAGGGCCAACG from Metarhizium brunneum chromosome 2, complete sequence includes these protein-coding regions:
- the RNF150 gene encoding RING finger protein 150, giving the protein MTAASRNPPPVEGARPPLAEGSSSHDDTAAREQNTTQDAPGCSICGEPWTRAPSPPRRLPCGHEFHGACIDPWLLGHSRTCPLCRGRVAPLSCCPSALPAPSPSPSVVVAPSRWNVLRRGGPRDVLALTSIPSIRSQGSGATWAERITVLPLPLPLPLPLRSLNETADVDAAPRPGAP